A genome region from Blautia coccoides includes the following:
- a CDS encoding Gfo/Idh/MocA family protein, producing the protein MKKVKVGIAGLGRLGKVHANNIAFKIPNAELTAACSIMPAELEYAKNELGVKDVYSDYREMLEKADIDAVAIVTTSGEHCWQIAAALDAGKHVFSDKPLGVTVEECKLAEAAVERHPELAFFLGFMRRFDPSYAYAKKKIEEGAIGTPYMVKATGIDPEALVEGAIKFAATSGGIFIDMAIHDIDLMRWFLGSDPVEVYATGATFKHPEFKEAGDDETGIATYRCENGALGFVHVGRTAAHGYHVETEIIGTEGSLRISPVPEKNLCMIYDKNGAVVECVSGFPERFAESYQLEMQEFINCVESGRKPEVTVYDGTKSTQIGFATTEAWKKGGIVKIEY; encoded by the coding sequence ATGAAAAAAGTAAAAGTAGGTATTGCAGGATTAGGAAGATTAGGAAAAGTACACGCAAATAATATTGCATTCAAAATCCCGAATGCGGAGCTGACAGCAGCATGCTCCATCATGCCGGCAGAGCTGGAATACGCGAAAAATGAACTCGGTGTAAAAGACGTTTATTCTGATTACCGCGAAATGCTGGAAAAAGCAGATATTGATGCTGTAGCGATCGTGACCACAAGCGGTGAGCACTGCTGGCAGATCGCGGCAGCCTTAGACGCAGGAAAGCATGTATTCTCTGACAAACCGCTGGGTGTTACGGTTGAAGAGTGTAAACTGGCAGAGGCAGCCGTAGAGCGTCATCCGGAACTGGCATTCTTCTTAGGCTTCATGCGCCGCTTTGATCCTTCTTATGCTTACGCAAAGAAAAAAATTGAGGAAGGTGCTATCGGAACACCATACATGGTAAAAGCTACAGGCATTGACCCGGAAGCACTGGTTGAGGGCGCCATCAAATTCGCGGCTACCAGCGGCGGTATCTTTATCGACATGGCAATTCATGATATTGACCTTATGAGATGGTTCTTAGGCTCTGATCCTGTTGAGGTTTATGCAACAGGGGCTACCTTCAAACATCCGGAATTCAAAGAGGCTGGTGATGACGAGACAGGTATCGCTACATACCGCTGTGAAAACGGCGCGCTGGGATTTGTACATGTGGGACGTACTGCAGCTCACGGCTATCATGTAGAGACAGAGATCATTGGCACAGAAGGCTCTCTGCGCATCAGCCCGGTTCCGGAAAAGAACCTGTGCATGATCTACGATAAGAATGGTGCAGTTGTTGAGTGTGTCAGCGGATTCCCGGAGAGATTTGCAGAGTCTTATCAGTTAGAGATGCAGGAATTCATAAACTGTGTAGAATCCGGCAGAAAACCGGAAGTAACCGTTTACGACGGAACAAAATCTACCCAGATTGGTTTTGCTACAACAGAAGCATGGAAAAAAGGCGGAATCGTTAAAATCGAATATTGA
- a CDS encoding MarR family winged helix-turn-helix transcriptional regulator, with amino-acid sequence MNSLSDILTTSWLFHQLYSRKIGKAASCHDISKTEADILLFLRNNPGFDTAKDIVNIRGIAKSYVSKSIDILANKNFLITSPDSKDRRVTHLQLTKEAEAALIDLKEAQEEVFTLITRNISEERKNEVRLAFRQIAANIKEEL; translated from the coding sequence ATGAATTCACTGAGCGATATTCTGACTACAAGCTGGCTTTTCCATCAGTTATATTCCCGAAAAATAGGAAAAGCCGCATCCTGCCATGATATCTCTAAGACGGAGGCGGATATTCTCCTCTTCCTCCGAAATAATCCCGGCTTTGACACGGCAAAAGATATTGTAAATATTCGCGGAATCGCGAAATCGTATGTGTCAAAATCCATCGACATACTGGCCAATAAAAATTTCCTTATCACCTCACCGGACTCTAAAGATCGGCGTGTTACGCACCTGCAGCTCACCAAAGAAGCAGAGGCCGCTCTGATCGACTTAAAAGAAGCGCAGGAAGAGGTGTTTACCCTGATCACCCGAAATATATCTGAGGAAAGAAAAAATGAAGTGAGACTGGCGTTCCGCCAGATTGCTGCGAATATAAAGGAGGAACTGTAA
- the iolE gene encoding myo-inosose-2 dehydratase: MFNKEKVKLGIAPIAWTNDDLPDLGKENTFEQCVSEMALAGFTGSEVGNKYPKDPEVLKKALELRGIEICNQWFSSFLITKPFEEVEKEFRAQLAFLKAMGAKIIGASEQSHSVQGMQDTPIFGHKYVMNDEEWETFCTGMNKLGKIAKEEYGISLTFHHHMGTVVQNPDEVERMMENTDPEYVSLLFDTGHFTYCGADPLEMVKKYVNRIKHVHLKDIRPDVVEKVKKENLSFLEGVRLGAFTVPGDGCIDFEPIFKVLEDAGYEGYMLVEAEQDPAKANPLEYAVKARKFIAEKTGL; this comes from the coding sequence ATGTTTAATAAGGAAAAAGTAAAATTGGGAATCGCACCGATCGCATGGACAAATGATGACCTTCCGGACCTGGGAAAAGAGAACACCTTTGAGCAGTGTGTCAGCGAGATGGCCCTGGCAGGATTTACCGGTTCTGAGGTGGGAAACAAATATCCAAAAGACCCGGAAGTGCTGAAAAAAGCTCTGGAGCTTCGCGGTATTGAAATCTGTAATCAGTGGTTTTCATCTTTTCTGATCACCAAACCCTTTGAGGAGGTGGAGAAAGAGTTCCGGGCACAGCTTGCTTTCTTAAAGGCAATGGGTGCAAAAATCATCGGTGCATCCGAACAGAGCCACAGTGTGCAGGGAATGCAGGACACCCCTATCTTCGGCCACAAATATGTGATGAACGATGAGGAGTGGGAGACCTTCTGTACAGGGATGAATAAGCTGGGTAAGATTGCAAAGGAAGAGTACGGGATCAGCCTGACTTTCCATCACCACATGGGAACTGTAGTACAGAACCCGGATGAAGTAGAGCGCATGATGGAAAATACAGACCCGGAATATGTGAGCCTGTTATTTGATACCGGACATTTTACCTACTGCGGAGCAGATCCTCTGGAGATGGTGAAGAAATATGTAAATAGGATCAAACACGTGCACTTAAAAGATATCCGTCCGGACGTGGTGGAGAAAGTAAAGAAAGAGAATCTGAGCTTCCTGGAAGGTGTACGTCTTGGAGCGTTTACGGTACCGGGAGACGGCTGCATCGACTTTGAGCCGATCTTCAAAGTGCTGGAAGACGCAGGATATGAAGGATACATGCTGGTAGAGGCAGAGCAGGACCCTGCAAAAGCCAATCCTCTGGAGTATGCTGTCAAAGCAAGAAAATTCATTGCTGAGAAGACAGGACTTTAA
- a CDS encoding LacI family DNA-binding transcriptional regulator gives MGVTIRQIAEAAGVSRGTVDRALNNRGRIKPEVAEHIRQIAEEMGYKPNQLGRALSMSKNNIKIGVILQAAETPFMQCVLEGIERAKEEVDSLGGTVILCKIPHISNRDTIDAMEYMRKEGVSAIAMVPIEEEEIKKHINLFVEEYHIPIVTFNSDMEDTKRLCFVGQNAFQCGRAAAGLMGELVGGCGKVAVISGYSSNPSLSNRVLGFDSELKLKYPDIELVGPEYCFEDNHLAGQATEKILKENPDLKGIYMTSHGEEGVCQMLSKYGRAGTVKMIANDFMGKNYELMRAGMIHFLIGQDAQIQGYEPVMILFRLLFNGEEPKGELQYTEIFIRNEYTIPEDID, from the coding sequence ATGGGAGTAACGATACGGCAGATAGCGGAGGCGGCCGGTGTCTCACGGGGAACTGTGGACAGGGCGCTTAATAACCGGGGCAGAATTAAGCCGGAGGTAGCTGAGCACATCAGACAGATTGCGGAGGAGATGGGGTACAAGCCGAACCAACTCGGCCGTGCTCTCTCTATGAGCAAAAATAATATCAAGATAGGGGTGATCCTCCAGGCTGCGGAGACACCTTTTATGCAGTGCGTTCTGGAGGGCATCGAGCGTGCAAAAGAAGAGGTGGACAGCCTGGGCGGTACGGTCATCCTCTGTAAAATTCCGCATATAAGCAACAGAGACACCATAGATGCCATGGAATATATGCGGAAAGAAGGAGTCAGTGCCATAGCTATGGTTCCCATTGAAGAGGAGGAGATCAAAAAACACATTAATCTTTTTGTGGAGGAATATCATATCCCGATCGTGACGTTTAACTCAGATATGGAGGATACCAAGCGCCTTTGCTTTGTGGGACAGAATGCTTTCCAGTGCGGACGGGCAGCGGCCGGTCTTATGGGAGAACTTGTGGGTGGCTGCGGAAAAGTAGCTGTTATCTCAGGATACAGTTCCAATCCGTCTCTGAGTAATCGTGTCTTAGGCTTTGATTCAGAGCTGAAGCTAAAATACCCGGATATTGAGCTTGTGGGACCGGAATATTGTTTTGAGGATAATCATTTGGCGGGACAGGCCACGGAAAAGATTCTGAAGGAAAATCCTGACTTAAAAGGAATTTATATGACTTCCCACGGCGAGGAGGGGGTGTGCCAAATGCTTTCAAAATACGGGAGAGCAGGCACGGTCAAGATGATCGCAAATGATTTTATGGGGAAAAATTATGAACTTATGAGGGCCGGGATGATTCATTTCCTCATTGGACAGGATGCCCAGATACAGGGATATGAGCCGGTTATGATCCTTTTCAGGCTTCTCTTTAACGGGGAGGAGCCAAAAGGAGAACTGCAGTATACAGAAATTTTTATCAGGAATGAGTACACCATACCTGAAGATATAGACTGA
- a CDS encoding sulfite exporter TauE/SafE family protein, producing the protein MILKLIVYFLAGMGAGIGTGLAGLSAAAVISPMLITFLHFDPYQAVGIALASDVLASAVSAYTYKKHGNLDIRHGVIMLFSVLVFTLGGSYIASLLPGSAMGNFSVFMTLLLGIKFIIRPVMTEKSAQENKSERTKIIQSLLCGAVIGFICGFIGAGGGMMMLLILTSVLGYELKTAVGTSVFIMAFTAFTGAASHFFIDGSLPDLSALFFCILFTFLGARIAALFANKAPAKTLNRVTGVVLSLLGLLMVGVKFLS; encoded by the coding sequence ATGATCCTGAAACTGATCGTCTATTTTCTGGCAGGCATGGGCGCAGGTATCGGAACCGGCCTTGCCGGACTTTCGGCTGCTGCTGTAATCTCCCCCATGCTGATCACTTTTCTGCATTTTGACCCTTATCAGGCTGTGGGAATTGCGCTGGCATCCGATGTGCTTGCATCCGCTGTCTCTGCGTATACTTACAAAAAACATGGGAATCTGGATATACGTCACGGTGTCATTATGCTCTTCTCTGTGCTGGTCTTTACTTTGGGTGGAAGCTATATTGCATCACTACTTCCAGGAAGCGCCATGGGAAACTTTTCTGTTTTCATGACTCTGCTTTTGGGTATCAAATTCATCATACGCCCTGTCATGACAGAAAAAAGCGCGCAGGAAAACAAAAGTGAAAGGACGAAGATCATTCAGTCCCTTCTGTGCGGAGCTGTCATTGGTTTCATTTGCGGGTTCATTGGTGCAGGCGGCGGTATGATGATGCTTCTCATACTCACAAGTGTACTGGGATACGAACTGAAAACCGCTGTAGGCACAAGCGTATTTATTATGGCTTTCACTGCATTTACAGGGGCTGCCTCCCATTTCTTCATTGACGGTTCACTGCCGGATTTAAGCGCGCTGTTTTTCTGTATCCTGTTTACTTTTTTAGGTGCCAGAATTGCCGCACTGTTCGCAAACAAAGCACCTGCAAAAACCCTTAATCGTGTCACCGGTGTAGTGCTCTCCCTTCTGGGTCTGCTCATGGTTGGCGTGAAATTTTTAAGCTGA
- a CDS encoding MFS transporter has product MGKELAQKITGGKLSWGTRLSYASGDVACNVVFGMIGTLLTLFYTDYVGISPATVGLMMLLSRLFDGVSDLIMGVIVERTNSRWGKSRPWILWMSVPFALSAVLLFTVPHTTGLLQFLYLFVTYNFCTTVCYTAINLPYGSLSAMMTRVSSERDMLSVVRMGLSPIGKIIAATCTLPIVKLFGDDQAAWVKTMSIWAVLALILLLVCFFKCEETVRIEAKEKAAKVPLGKGFAALFKNQYFWAVLVLWMVQSVSFGISGTILPYYCKYIFGNDTWMYSALFLTETLTLVAGIFACTPLIRKFGKRNIALVGSLIALAGQLLFFLNPYSFPWMVMSCVARAVGLAPLNAVVFGMVGDVVEFGQWKTHIRQESLIFAGGSIGTKVGAGLASAAMTGLLSLAGYVSSSVGTAAQPETALNMIVNIYKFGPVLIAVVAFVTLALYKLDKMYPDIMKELIERESRGEL; this is encoded by the coding sequence ATGGGAAAAGAATTAGCACAAAAAATAACCGGAGGAAAGCTGTCGTGGGGAACCAGGCTGTCTTATGCCAGCGGTGATGTGGCGTGCAACGTTGTGTTCGGAATGATCGGTACGCTGCTTACACTATTCTACACAGACTATGTGGGGATCAGCCCGGCTACCGTAGGTTTGATGATGCTGTTGTCAAGACTTTTTGACGGTGTGTCTGACCTGATCATGGGCGTTATCGTGGAGCGCACCAATTCCAGATGGGGAAAATCAAGACCGTGGATCCTCTGGATGAGCGTACCTTTTGCGTTGTCAGCAGTTTTGCTGTTCACAGTACCGCACACCACAGGTCTGCTTCAGTTCCTCTATCTGTTCGTAACCTATAACTTCTGTACAACCGTATGCTACACAGCAATCAATCTTCCTTACGGAAGTCTCTCAGCCATGATGACCAGAGTTTCCTCTGAAAGAGATATGCTGAGTGTTGTCAGAATGGGACTTTCTCCCATCGGTAAAATCATTGCTGCAACCTGTACACTTCCCATCGTAAAACTGTTTGGAGATGATCAGGCAGCATGGGTTAAAACAATGTCCATCTGGGCAGTGTTGGCACTGATCCTTCTTCTTGTATGCTTTTTCAAATGTGAGGAGACAGTTCGGATCGAAGCAAAAGAAAAAGCAGCTAAAGTACCTCTTGGAAAGGGATTTGCAGCACTTTTCAAAAACCAGTATTTCTGGGCGGTTCTGGTATTATGGATGGTACAGAGCGTTTCTTTCGGTATTTCAGGAACCATTTTACCGTACTACTGCAAATACATATTTGGAAATGACACATGGATGTACAGTGCTCTTTTCCTTACAGAGACACTGACACTGGTTGCAGGTATCTTCGCCTGTACACCGCTTATCCGCAAATTTGGAAAACGTAATATTGCCCTTGTAGGTTCACTGATCGCACTGGCAGGACAGCTTCTGTTCTTCCTGAATCCCTACAGCTTCCCATGGATGGTTATGAGCTGTGTGGCACGTGCTGTCGGCCTGGCTCCCCTGAATGCAGTTGTATTCGGTATGGTAGGTGATGTAGTGGAATTCGGACAGTGGAAGACACACATCAGACAGGAAAGTCTTATATTTGCCGGCGGTTCTATCGGAACAAAAGTAGGTGCCGGACTTGCATCCGCAGCTATGACAGGACTTCTCTCCCTGGCAGGTTATGTAAGTTCCTCCGTGGGAACAGCAGCTCAGCCGGAAACAGCGCTGAATATGATCGTAAATATTTATAAATTCGGACCGGTTCTGATCGCAGTAGTAGCCTTTGTCACACTGGCACTGTATAAACTGGATAAGATGTACCCGGATATTATGAAAGAGTTGATTGAACGTGAGTCAAGAGGGGAGTTGTAA
- a CDS encoding response regulator, with translation MFRTLLVDDDFLVRSYLKTLSAWEKAGYEVVKDVQDGEEALRVLEEEKIDVVITDISMPLMDGIELIRHIREEKENIYIMVLSCHDDFEYVKEAMRLGADEYILKNTLDEDTLFEILEKSRHHIETRLEKSSEQERTRKLISMGSHTLKYHFFNGILSGTLSGQEREEKRTEAGIRGRFQNSAVINMFMHEWNVQNQVWSPLEAEQYSQSFRHGLMTEMEDLLQEDSDHAEIIYLGAGIFCCFLDMSSMRRSSVMRQRLTNVASACFRYCKNEPYHFGIGVSNICIGEEGIKQAYQQAREMMKLSFYDDSDILYFDNGKEISTKLPPAAEELYERIEILKKGRKQEELTEMWKRVTDACQRSHVDSKLVLQWLRRLDKRAGLERSSEFYSNVHSMDELCRIADNYSRELFADRKADIPPGVSGAVRHAIEFINGNYKNPISLQDAAEAAGVNSAYLSYLFKQEMQIGFSNYLQECRMECAKELLCTTNYKIKDVASEAGFNDYHYFSKTFKKLNDCSPADYRREHSR, from the coding sequence ATGTTTCGTACATTGTTAGTAGATGATGATTTTTTGGTCAGGAGTTATTTGAAGACCTTGAGCGCCTGGGAAAAAGCAGGGTATGAGGTGGTAAAGGACGTGCAGGACGGTGAGGAGGCCCTGCGCGTTTTGGAAGAGGAAAAGATTGATGTGGTCATCACAGATATATCAATGCCCCTCATGGACGGTATTGAGCTGATACGCCATATCCGGGAGGAGAAAGAAAATATATACATCATGGTTCTGAGCTGCCATGATGATTTTGAGTACGTCAAGGAGGCTATGCGTCTGGGGGCAGATGAGTATATTTTGAAAAATACCCTGGACGAGGATACTCTTTTTGAAATCCTGGAGAAATCAAGACATCATATAGAGACACGGCTGGAAAAAAGCAGTGAACAGGAGCGGACCAGGAAACTGATCAGCATGGGAAGCCATACCTTGAAATATCATTTTTTTAACGGGATTCTCTCCGGTACTTTAAGCGGACAGGAGCGGGAGGAAAAGAGGACAGAGGCAGGCATCAGGGGGCGGTTCCAGAACAGCGCGGTCATCAATATGTTCATGCACGAATGGAATGTGCAGAACCAGGTATGGAGTCCTCTGGAGGCAGAGCAATATTCCCAGAGCTTCCGGCATGGGCTTATGACAGAGATGGAGGATCTTCTGCAGGAGGACAGTGATCACGCGGAGATCATTTATCTGGGAGCCGGTATTTTTTGCTGTTTTCTGGATATGTCATCCATGCGCAGAAGCTCTGTGATGCGCCAACGCCTGACAAATGTGGCATCTGCCTGTTTTCGATATTGTAAAAATGAGCCTTATCATTTCGGCATCGGCGTGAGCAATATCTGCATTGGCGAGGAGGGCATCAAACAGGCATACCAGCAGGCCAGAGAGATGATGAAGCTGAGTTTTTATGATGACAGTGATATTCTCTATTTTGACAATGGAAAAGAGATCAGCACCAAGCTGCCTCCTGCTGCGGAAGAACTGTATGAGAGAATTGAAATCCTGAAAAAGGGAAGAAAGCAGGAGGAGCTGACAGAAATGTGGAAGCGTGTAACAGATGCCTGTCAGCGCTCCCATGTGGACAGTAAACTGGTTCTTCAGTGGCTCAGACGTCTGGATAAAAGGGCTGGTCTGGAGCGGTCCTCTGAATTTTACAGCAATGTGCACAGTATGGATGAGCTGTGCAGGATTGCGGATAACTACAGCAGGGAATTGTTTGCTGACAGGAAAGCAGACATACCGCCGGGAGTGTCAGGAGCTGTACGTCATGCCATTGAATTTATAAACGGAAATTACAAGAATCCTATCAGTCTGCAGGACGCAGCAGAGGCAGCCGGAGTCAATTCCGCGTATTTGAGTTATCTGTTCAAACAGGAGATGCAGATCGGTTTCTCCAATTATCTGCAGGAATGCAGAATGGAGTGTGCAAAAGAACTCCTCTGTACCACCAATTATAAAATTAAGGACGTGGCGTCCGAGGCGGGATTCAATGACTATCATTATTTTTCAAAAACGTTTAAGAAGCTCAATGACTGCAGTCCGGCGGATTACCGCAGGGAACACAGCAGATGA
- a CDS encoding AAA family ATPase, with translation MKERTLITISRQYGSGGKEIAELLAKKMEARCYDRQILYLAAEKLGSSDLDMDTILDMSYKMPDNSMGSFMEGVNSLGYESIPSYNKMYREQAKVIRRIAEKESAVFLGRCADVVLKDFPECYNFFIYADEEFRRGRAKEFYGNKSIKELEKENKTRERYYNYYTGEKWGEPLNYDLMINTSRFSVQKAADLIWEYVESCQAE, from the coding sequence ATGAAAGAACGTACATTGATCACCATCAGCCGTCAGTATGGCAGCGGCGGCAAGGAGATTGCAGAGCTGCTTGCGAAAAAAATGGAGGCGCGCTGCTATGACAGACAGATCCTGTATCTGGCAGCAGAGAAATTGGGAAGCTCAGATCTAGATATGGACACTATTCTGGATATGTCTTACAAAATGCCGGACAACAGCATGGGTTCCTTTATGGAAGGCGTGAATTCTCTGGGATACGAGTCGATTCCTTCCTATAATAAAATGTACCGTGAGCAGGCAAAAGTCATCCGCAGGATCGCGGAGAAAGAGAGCGCTGTATTTCTGGGAAGGTGCGCAGATGTGGTACTGAAAGATTTTCCTGAATGTTATAATTTCTTCATCTATGCAGATGAGGAATTCAGGAGAGGGAGAGCCAAAGAATTTTATGGGAATAAATCCATAAAAGAACTGGAAAAGGAAAACAAGACGCGTGAACGCTATTACAACTACTATACAGGCGAGAAATGGGGAGAGCCCCTGAACTATGACCTGATGATCAATACAAGCAGATTTTCTGTACAGAAGGCGGCTGATCTTATATGGGAATATGTGGAGAGCTGCCAAGCTGAATAA
- a CDS encoding 3-isopropylmalate dehydrogenase has product MEEHKQKTHMLQWHPAFYAGIQIELEAEAENLSFENEHQLGTKPKEIDILIIKKDREIPIRKNIGRIFRKHNIIEYKSPADYLSIDDFYKVYGYACFYKADTSKVDNIKIQDITITFVCHRYPCSLIRHLKREKNYEIKKEEDGIYYITGDKIPIQLIVPKELSDEQNLWLKSLTNELRETETVKRLIEQYGNHKGSGLYKSVMNLIVRANQEKFKEVKDMCEALEELMKDEMEAKKAEGKAEGKAEGRAEGKADSVLELLCDLGEVSEKLKKTIREQKNQDVLNCWLKYAAKADSIEEFEQRIR; this is encoded by the coding sequence ATGGAAGAACACAAGCAGAAAACCCATATGCTTCAGTGGCATCCGGCTTTTTATGCCGGAATCCAGATTGAGCTGGAAGCAGAGGCAGAGAATCTGTCTTTTGAGAACGAGCATCAACTAGGTACGAAACCTAAAGAAATTGACATTCTGATCATAAAAAAAGACAGAGAAATCCCCATACGAAAAAATATCGGGAGAATTTTTCGGAAGCATAACATTATAGAATATAAGAGCCCTGCAGACTACCTAAGTATAGATGATTTTTACAAGGTTTATGGCTACGCTTGCTTTTATAAGGCGGACACATCAAAAGTGGACAACATTAAGATCCAGGACATTACCATAACATTTGTATGCCACCGTTATCCCTGCAGTCTGATACGTCACTTGAAGAGAGAAAAAAACTATGAGATAAAAAAGGAAGAAGATGGGATCTATTATATTACAGGGGATAAAATCCCTATACAGTTAATTGTGCCAAAAGAATTGTCTGACGAACAGAACTTGTGGTTAAAAAGCCTGACAAATGAACTGAGGGAAACAGAGACAGTAAAAAGGCTGATCGAGCAGTATGGAAATCATAAGGGAAGCGGATTATATAAATCAGTTATGAACCTTATTGTCCGTGCAAACCAGGAAAAGTTTAAGGAGGTAAAAGATATGTGTGAGGCATTAGAGGAATTAATGAAAGATGAGATGGAGGCGAAAAAGGCAGAAGGAAAGGCAGAGGGAAAAGCAGAAGGAAGAGCCGAGGGCAAGGCGGATTCTGTTTTAGAATTGCTGTGTGATCTGGGCGAGGTGTCTGAAAAACTGAAAAAAACCATCAGGGAGCAAAAAAATCAAGATGTCCTCAACTGCTGGCTTAAATATGCAGCAAAAGCAGATTCTATTGAAGAGTTTGAACAAAGGATCAGGTAG
- a CDS encoding cache domain-containing sensor histidine kinase: MLQSIRSKVLLAILAVTMVTACSITVVFYFKSAGMIEENYSTNLYGRVKQTVTSLDDSLQEIYYINVKAAGDINMAQYIKEYRKSESGEALDKIAELLRNYRTEYKDLSSLYFVFPDERIAVTSEDYPVCKRDIPEEEIVKIRQTEAEEAVPIMFGDMVHDTGKQLSCIQSVTDEDGTVLGYMLANTEERTLFYEYLEPVYDGKVSQALILDKNREIVTSKDYESVGQVYEGVDRLPEVSGIENQDAKEIRIFYQGAFSKCGLYMDIRKSEVLRDLKQMQIFLVAIFFLFLMIGGLLATSITRAMYKPIKNMTNTVEKVSKGDLSLRVDVTTEDEIGTLCREFNNMLDNLEDLIARVIEEERLKKDAELEALQYQITPHFMYNTLNSIKYAALIKGEKELGGLIGDFVELLQASINKKGTFISVADELHILKNYIHLQEFRYQGGFDVEYDISQEAYGCYIPRLILQPLVENSILHGIDMKGGNGRLVIWGRVDGTRLTLSVIDNGRGMSREQIQALLSSKAKKTNGLSAIGVPNVRERLELYYEEEGGIIYESSESGTIASIFLPVNREVNL, encoded by the coding sequence ATGCTGCAAAGTATCAGAAGCAAGGTGCTGTTGGCAATCCTGGCAGTGACTATGGTGACTGCCTGTTCCATCACCGTGGTTTTTTATTTTAAATCAGCAGGAATGATAGAGGAAAATTATTCCACCAATCTCTACGGCAGAGTGAAGCAGACGGTCACTTCTCTGGATGATTCCCTGCAGGAGATATATTATATCAATGTAAAAGCTGCCGGTGATATTAACATGGCCCAATATATAAAAGAATACAGGAAGTCAGAAAGCGGAGAAGCGCTGGATAAAATAGCAGAGCTTCTGAGAAATTACCGTACGGAATACAAGGATTTAAGCTCCCTGTATTTTGTTTTTCCGGATGAGAGGATAGCTGTCACGTCAGAGGATTACCCTGTGTGTAAGAGAGATATTCCGGAAGAGGAGATAGTGAAGATCCGTCAGACAGAAGCAGAGGAAGCTGTTCCCATTATGTTTGGGGATATGGTCCATGATACAGGAAAGCAGCTCTCCTGTATCCAATCCGTTACAGATGAGGATGGTACAGTGCTGGGATATATGCTGGCAAATACGGAGGAGAGGACACTTTTTTATGAATATCTGGAGCCTGTATATGACGGTAAGGTGTCCCAGGCTCTGATCCTGGACAAGAACAGGGAAATTGTCACAAGTAAGGATTATGAGAGTGTGGGGCAGGTTTATGAAGGTGTGGACAGATTACCCGAGGTCAGCGGCATTGAGAACCAGGACGCAAAAGAGATCCGTATCTTTTATCAGGGGGCATTTTCAAAATGCGGCCTGTACATGGATATCCGAAAGAGTGAGGTCCTGCGGGACTTAAAGCAGATGCAGATCTTTCTAGTGGCAATTTTCTTCCTTTTTCTCATGATCGGTGGGCTCCTTGCCACATCCATCACGAGAGCCATGTATAAACCCATAAAAAATATGACAAATACGGTGGAAAAAGTCAGCAAAGGTGATCTGAGCCTTCGGGTGGATGTGACCACAGAGGATGAGATCGGAACCTTGTGCCGGGAATTTAACAACATGCTGGATAATCTGGAAGATCTGATCGCCAGAGTGATCGAGGAGGAACGGCTGAAAAAGGATGCGGAGCTGGAAGCTCTGCAGTATCAGATCACGCCCCATTTTATGTACAATACACTGAATTCTATCAAATACGCTGCTCTGATAAAAGGGGAGAAGGAATTGGGCGGATTGATCGGGGATTTTGTGGAGCTTTTACAGGCCAGTATCAATAAAAAGGGGACATTTATTTCCGTGGCAGATGAACTGCATATTTTGAAGAATTATATTCATTTGCAGGAATTCCGTTATCAGGGGGGCTTTGATGTGGAATATGATATCTCGCAGGAAGCCTATGGGTGCTATATTCCCAGATTGATCCTTCAGCCTTTGGTTGAGAACTCTATCCTTCATGGTATTGATATGAAAGGCGGCAACGGCCGGCTGGTGATCTGGGGAAGGGTAGACGGCACGCGCCTTACCCTGTCGGTCATTGATAATGGACGGGGAATGTCCCGGGAGCAGATACAGGCTCTGCTCAGCAGCAAAGCGAAAAAAACCAACGGTCTGAGTGCTATTGGCGTACCGAATGTGCGGGAGCGTCTGGAACTTTATTATGAGGAGGAAGGCGGCATTATATATGAGAGCAGTGAGAGCGGTACCATCGCTTCCATCTTTTTGCCGGTAAACAGGGAAGTGAATCTTTGA